In bacterium, one genomic interval encodes:
- a CDS encoding T9SS type A sorting domain-containing protein has protein sequence MIARVTLALLCCMFAANARTLRVPEQFTFIQTAIDSSQSGDTILIEPAIYPEALVIVDRSLTLAGTAPPDSANGIGVVIDPTSLPLANELACLEIHGGDSVKLRNLWFRNGEAMHEDRQTDDPGGIDNSHGLLRLALSNCRFDSVYACIRRGVVVELDSVVMFNSQRRCISRGDSGRVLASNCRFHGAVTNIMVSAWSGSTFASCSFTNLLNGWLLSAGQDSITVLDCDFGPFYGACDPAILIRAGSGSVIAGNVFHDFEIGDAVLEINQADCETVTDPSFRHPLVIGNRFEHIGPGDCQEGVALRIKCDGDVPAFLGSYEDNVFTHVTSLGYFGNAMSVHRGAAMIEHNVFANAGPDSCGAVYVLGVEPPEILLLRRNAFDSLAFGVQHASDDEFTDARLNWWGDATGPFNLTSNPNGLGAAVDDDVLFSPWLLVPPDSSDTNEVAVELPPLGPDEYLLSAFPNPFNGTTTLNITVAVHCSYMIMLYDITGRLVQTAFEGVVAHSQDVTLDLRNLPSGLYFAQLRSASRPLSTAKLLLLK, from the coding sequence ATGATCGCCCGCGTTACTCTGGCGCTTCTATGCTGCATGTTTGCGGCCAACGCGAGAACACTGCGGGTTCCCGAGCAGTTTACGTTCATCCAGACCGCGATAGATAGCTCGCAGAGCGGCGACACGATTCTGATCGAACCGGCCATCTATCCTGAAGCGCTGGTCATTGTGGACAGATCGTTGACGCTGGCGGGAACTGCGCCGCCGGACTCGGCGAATGGAATCGGAGTGGTCATTGATCCGACGAGTCTGCCGCTCGCCAATGAACTGGCCTGCCTGGAGATCCATGGTGGTGACAGTGTGAAGCTGCGCAACCTGTGGTTCCGCAATGGCGAAGCGATGCATGAGGACAGACAGACTGATGACCCCGGCGGCATTGATAACTCGCACGGATTGCTCAGACTTGCCCTCTCAAATTGCCGGTTTGACTCGGTTTATGCCTGCATCCGCCGCGGCGTTGTTGTTGAACTTGACAGCGTCGTTATGTTCAACTCACAGCGCCGTTGCATCTCCCGTGGAGATTCGGGAAGGGTCTTGGCATCGAACTGCCGTTTCCACGGAGCGGTTACAAACATCATGGTGTCGGCATGGAGCGGTTCGACGTTTGCGAGTTGTTCCTTCACTAATTTACTGAATGGGTGGCTGCTATCGGCCGGGCAGGACAGCATCACAGTTCTCGATTGTGACTTCGGGCCGTTTTACGGCGCGTGTGATCCGGCGATCCTTATCCGGGCAGGGAGCGGTTCCGTTATCGCCGGAAACGTGTTTCACGATTTTGAAATAGGCGACGCGGTGCTGGAGATCAATCAGGCGGATTGCGAGACCGTCACGGACCCGAGCTTCAGGCATCCGCTTGTGATCGGGAACCGTTTTGAGCATATCGGGCCGGGCGACTGTCAGGAAGGCGTTGCGCTTCGAATCAAGTGCGACGGCGATGTCCCGGCCTTTCTCGGATCATACGAAGACAATGTGTTTACACATGTCACGTCGCTCGGATATTTTGGCAACGCGATGTCAGTTCACCGCGGAGCGGCGATGATTGAACACAACGTTTTCGCAAACGCCGGACCGGATTCCTGCGGCGCCGTGTATGTTCTTGGAGTGGAACCGCCCGAAATACTCCTGCTTCGACGCAATGCCTTTGATAGCCTGGCGTTCGGAGTCCAGCATGCGAGCGATGACGAATTCACGGACGCGCGCCTAAACTGGTGGGGCGACGCTACGGGACCGTTCAACCTCACCTCGAATCCTAACGGACTCGGCGCGGCGGTTGATGACGATGTTCTCTTCTCGCCGTGGCTGCTGGTTCCGCCGGACAGCAGCGACACGAACGAGGTTGCGGTGGAGCTGCCGCCGCTGGGGCCGGACGAGTATCTGTTGAGCGCGTTTCCCAATCCGTTCAATGGCACGACGACGCTAAACATTACCGTTGCCGTCCACTGCTCCTACATGATCATGCTTTACGACATTACAGGCCGACTCGTGCAAACTGCCTTCGAAGGAGTTGTGGCGCATTCGCAAGACGTCACACTTGATCTCCGCAACTTACCCAGCGGTCTCTATTTCGCGCAATTGCGCTCGGCCAGCCGGCCACTCAGCACGGCCAAGCTGCTCCTGCTGAAGTAG
- a CDS encoding LemA family protein, with product MKFLRMLAIGFVVLLVAGFVLAFSVYDSYSQLAVHHRAARASFADWEAALAPRRTLMIELAEMTEVYSPEAGQIVKVAEVLRAETPDGDDVETRAHMHELVGSKLAQLRGLALRFPQLRDGDDYREWEADYLKHEIAEEAARTAYNSAARQYNSVLDSFSGSLITLIFSVQPKPVLSTPAE from the coding sequence ATGAAGTTCCTGCGCATGCTGGCAATCGGATTCGTGGTGTTGCTTGTCGCCGGCTTCGTGCTGGCTTTTTCCGTTTACGACAGCTATTCGCAGCTCGCCGTGCACCATCGGGCCGCCCGGGCCAGCTTCGCCGATTGGGAGGCCGCGTTGGCGCCGCGCCGCACGCTGATGATTGAACTCGCCGAGATGACCGAGGTATACTCGCCGGAAGCCGGGCAGATTGTCAAAGTCGCTGAAGTGCTGCGGGCCGAGACGCCGGATGGGGACGATGTCGAAACCCGCGCCCACATGCACGAATTAGTTGGATCGAAGCTCGCACAATTGCGCGGCCTGGCCCTGCGCTTTCCGCAACTGCGCGACGGCGATGACTACCGCGAGTGGGAAGCCGATTATCTTAAGCACGAAATTGCCGAGGAGGCCGCCCGCACAGCGTACAACTCCGCCGCCCGCCAATACAACAGCGTTCTCGACTCGTTTAGCGGCAGTCTGATCACGCTGATCTTCTCGGTTCAACCCAAGCCCGTGCTCTCCACCCCGGCGGAATAG
- a CDS encoding RNA polymerase sigma factor has product MAQATTFDEIYRRLAPEIFRYALGLTRQRAVAEDITAETFARALTTHDPTRLPTVRAFLFTIAHRLVMDHFRRHKTEPLPDPDLVGGAAEFDRVSEQRDFLDFALRFLANLPEPEREALLLRAAELSYAEIAATLRITEANAKVRVHRARLKLALWRAEQL; this is encoded by the coding sequence ATGGCCCAAGCGACCACATTTGACGAGATCTACAGGCGGCTCGCGCCCGAAATCTTCCGCTACGCGCTGGGCCTGACCCGCCAGCGCGCGGTCGCTGAAGATATCACGGCCGAGACGTTTGCCCGCGCCCTCACGACGCACGATCCGACGCGGCTCCCGACCGTGCGCGCCTTCCTGTTTACGATTGCGCATCGGCTGGTCATGGATCACTTTCGCCGACACAAGACGGAACCGCTGCCCGATCCGGATTTGGTCGGTGGCGCAGCAGAGTTCGACCGCGTCAGCGAGCAGCGCGACTTCCTGGACTTTGCACTGCGCTTTCTGGCGAATCTACCCGAGCCGGAGCGCGAAGCACTCCTGCTGCGCGCGGCGGAACTAAGCTATGCGGAAATTGCGGCGACTCTGCGGATCACCGAAGCCAACGCCAAAGTGCGCGTGCACCGCGCGCGCCTCAAACTGGCCCTTTGGCGGGCCGAACAACTCTAA
- a CDS encoding TPM domain-containing protein produces the protein MKARNGILHRLVQIALSLLLAGSALADEANPAIPEPIGYITDYARAIAPADERKLAQVAGELERKTGVRIRVLTLPYLGGMEMNDIARTLLAKWSESPAVQARTILIVDALAEKKMRIEYGSEISAMLSEEASKRMQQQVMLPYLAQGDRGSAYFLAVTELSVAIGLEQRVALYTVPGYLKLQPALYDPRGAPPARTNELLLFVPLLIFMIGMARLETKMARATVVFGEVFQARWRGRWNRMQGRK, from the coding sequence GTGAAAGCTCGCAATGGTATATTGCACAGGCTCGTGCAGATCGCCTTGAGCCTGTTGCTGGCCGGTAGCGCGCTCGCTGACGAGGCGAATCCCGCCATTCCCGAGCCCATTGGGTATATCACCGACTACGCCCGGGCTATCGCACCCGCCGATGAGCGCAAGCTCGCACAGGTCGCGGGTGAACTCGAGCGCAAGACCGGCGTCCGGATCCGGGTGCTCACCCTGCCCTATCTTGGCGGGATGGAGATGAATGACATCGCCCGCACCTTGTTGGCCAAATGGTCAGAATCGCCCGCCGTGCAGGCCCGGACTATTTTGATCGTGGACGCTTTGGCCGAAAAGAAGATGCGCATTGAGTACGGTTCGGAGATCAGCGCGATGCTGAGTGAGGAGGCGAGCAAGCGCATGCAGCAGCAGGTCATGCTGCCCTATTTGGCGCAAGGAGACCGCGGTTCAGCCTACTTCCTTGCCGTCACCGAACTTTCAGTGGCGATTGGCCTCGAACAACGCGTGGCACTGTACACTGTACCGGGTTATCTGAAGCTGCAGCCCGCGCTCTACGATCCACGCGGCGCCCCACCAGCCCGGACCAATGAGCTGCTGCTGTTCGTTCCGTTGTTGATATTTATGATTGGAATGGCACGGCTGGAGACGAAAATGGCCCGCGCCACTGTCGTTTTCGGCGAGGTATTCCAGGCTCGCTGGCGCGGGCGCTGGAATCGGATGCAGGGAAGGAAGTGA
- a CDS encoding HAD-IA family hydrolase: protein MIRGILFDLDNTLLDFMRMKRASVDAAVTAMIDSGMPMPHDEAVRLVYTIYDEVGIENQEIFDRFLVRAFKTVDYKWLAAGIVAYRRARNNYLVTYPHVRSTLAELLRRGLRLAVISDAPRLGAWLRLAQLDLHHMFDPVVTFDDTGHRKPSPVPFERALSLMGFSPKEVIMVGDWPERDMVGAKQLGIVTVFARYGDVKNTVESGADYDIDDISQLVQVLNLMDVDEDQTSLF, encoded by the coding sequence ATGATTCGCGGGATCCTGTTCGATTTAGACAATACCCTGCTGGATTTCATGCGCATGAAGCGGGCGTCGGTGGACGCGGCGGTCACGGCGATGATAGACAGCGGGATGCCGATGCCGCACGATGAGGCGGTCCGGCTGGTCTATACCATCTACGATGAGGTCGGGATCGAGAATCAGGAGATTTTCGACCGCTTTTTGGTGCGCGCCTTCAAGACCGTGGATTACAAGTGGCTGGCGGCCGGGATAGTGGCCTACCGCCGGGCCCGCAACAACTACCTTGTGACCTATCCGCACGTGCGCTCGACGCTGGCGGAACTGCTGCGGCGGGGGCTGCGGCTGGCAGTGATTTCAGACGCACCGCGCCTCGGAGCCTGGCTGCGACTGGCTCAGCTTGACTTGCACCACATGTTTGACCCTGTTGTGACCTTTGATGACACCGGGCACCGCAAACCGTCGCCGGTGCCGTTTGAGCGGGCGCTGTCATTGATGGGTTTCTCGCCGAAAGAGGTGATCATGGTCGGCGATTGGCCTGAGCGTGACATGGTTGGCGCCAAGCAATTGGGGATCGTGACCGTCTTCGCGCGCTATGGTGACGTCAAGAACACGGTCGAGAGCGGTGCGGATTACGATATTGACGATATCAGCCAGCTTGTGCAGGTGCTGAACTTGATGGATGTTGACGAGGACCAAACCTCGCTGTTTTAA
- the acpS gene encoding holo-ACP synthase, giving the protein MSKAPPAPILPSLGIDLVEVDRIAGHLDDPAFLERIFTDTERDECLRRAKPEECLAARWATKEAVAKALGTGIGEYLAFRDVEVITVKGKGPRVRIHGPYAQYPMRISVSLTHTRTTAAAVVMIFPSEETESQS; this is encoded by the coding sequence ATGTCAAAAGCGCCTCCTGCTCCCATATTGCCGTCGCTGGGCATTGATCTCGTAGAAGTTGACCGCATCGCGGGACATCTCGATGATCCGGCCTTCCTCGAACGAATTTTCACCGATACCGAGCGTGACGAATGCTTGAGGCGCGCCAAGCCCGAAGAGTGCCTTGCGGCGCGTTGGGCGACCAAAGAGGCGGTGGCCAAGGCGTTGGGTACTGGGATCGGTGAGTATCTGGCGTTTCGGGATGTCGAGGTGATCACGGTCAAGGGCAAAGGTCCGCGCGTACGCATCCACGGCCCCTATGCCCAATACCCGATGCGCATCTCCGTTTCGCTGACGCATACGCGGACGACGGCCGCGGCGGTAGTGATGATTTTCCCCAGTGAAGAGACAGAGTCACAGAGTTGA
- a CDS encoding T9SS type A sorting domain-containing protein: MIRWFCIALLLATLSVGYAKSVVNMVSTERPQQTLDTQWGPDQFGYRAKDANEPDGPDFAWIDITESGTLVTGLEDDNTVGPFNAGWDFRYYWYDVSQFWIGSNGYIKFQSVGQLAQPFPTFPNTATPNDVIGAYIGDWLFDDGETSECYWWTNNADTLIVSWVDVTAWVQGGSLGNHDFQMILSGADSSITLQYGVSTTGDVSNNDVAIGIENVTGQLGISCYDGTYPPNNYAIKFYYPDVITFQVHDLGMAGVQNSLSEGVFLLTGDPLDGFLRVGNTGNQNETAFTANYSVRQVNNTLITQANYTGTPINAGATQDATFPAIWTPASDGLFRLVGTVTLTGDLFAGNNSLRTELHAVTLPGELLYDDGTGEQDWSWAGGEGGMAMEFEPPTYPCEVISARVWVNTADVFELQIMDDDGQDGSPGTVIWSEQVTAPTANAWNSVTVPAGDVIVEDGTFFVAWATAGGSTASFGVDTTSAQGISRRSWESAGGGWAENRLLNTADVMLRATIRVPGQVNNPPEIQAATPLPDTLDTVCFNSTIPFTVLAEDPDGQTLTYSWFHNGNAVGTNSPTYSHRFISLNLNTLKCRVCDFEFCDSVTWTPTVQICSALGDEPNFIPTDYVIEAFPNPFNPVATIDFALPQTSDVRVVIHNLAGQEVAVLQNGPLSAGVHRVQWNAANMASGTYFAVLRTPTAERLTKLLLLK; this comes from the coding sequence ATGATCCGTTGGTTTTGTATTGCACTGCTACTCGCCACACTTTCGGTGGGCTATGCGAAGAGCGTGGTGAACATGGTCTCCACGGAGCGGCCGCAGCAAACGCTCGACACGCAGTGGGGTCCCGATCAGTTTGGCTATCGCGCCAAAGATGCCAACGAGCCGGACGGCCCGGACTTCGCTTGGATTGACATCACCGAGTCCGGTACGCTCGTGACGGGCCTTGAAGACGACAACACGGTCGGACCGTTCAACGCGGGCTGGGATTTCCGCTACTACTGGTATGATGTGTCGCAGTTTTGGATTGGTTCGAACGGCTACATCAAGTTCCAGTCGGTCGGCCAGCTTGCCCAGCCGTTCCCGACGTTCCCGAACACGGCGACTCCGAACGATGTCATCGGCGCCTACATTGGTGACTGGCTGTTTGACGACGGCGAGACCAGTGAGTGCTACTGGTGGACGAACAACGCGGACACGCTGATTGTGTCGTGGGTGGACGTCACCGCGTGGGTGCAGGGCGGCAGCTTGGGCAACCATGACTTCCAGATGATTCTTTCCGGCGCCGACTCTTCGATTACCTTGCAATACGGCGTCAGCACGACCGGCGACGTGTCGAACAACGACGTCGCGATTGGCATTGAGAATGTGACCGGTCAGTTGGGTATTTCGTGCTACGATGGCACCTACCCGCCTAACAACTACGCGATCAAGTTCTACTATCCTGACGTGATCACGTTCCAGGTCCACGACCTCGGCATGGCGGGTGTTCAGAACAGCCTGTCGGAGGGCGTGTTCCTGCTGACGGGTGACCCCCTGGACGGCTTCCTGCGCGTGGGGAACACCGGTAATCAGAATGAAACGGCGTTTACGGCCAACTATTCGGTTCGCCAGGTGAACAACACCTTGATTACGCAGGCGAACTACACGGGCACGCCGATCAATGCGGGGGCCACGCAGGATGCGACTTTCCCGGCGATTTGGACCCCTGCCAGCGACGGTCTGTTCCGGCTGGTGGGCACCGTTACGCTGACGGGCGACCTGTTTGCGGGCAACAATTCACTGCGCACGGAATTGCATGCGGTGACGCTGCCGGGCGAACTGTTGTACGATGACGGCACTGGTGAGCAGGATTGGAGCTGGGCCGGTGGCGAAGGCGGTATGGCCATGGAATTTGAGCCGCCGACCTATCCGTGCGAAGTCATTAGCGCGCGCGTCTGGGTGAACACCGCGGACGTGTTCGAATTGCAGATCATGGACGATGATGGTCAGGACGGCTCGCCGGGTACGGTGATCTGGAGTGAGCAGGTAACCGCGCCGACGGCGAACGCTTGGAATAGCGTCACGGTCCCGGCGGGTGATGTGATTGTTGAAGACGGCACGTTCTTCGTCGCTTGGGCCACGGCGGGCGGTTCGACCGCTTCGTTTGGTGTGGACACGACGTCTGCGCAGGGCATTTCGCGTCGTTCGTGGGAATCGGCCGGCGGCGGCTGGGCGGAGAATCGTCTGCTGAACACGGCGGACGTCATGCTGCGGGCCACGATTCGCGTCCCGGGCCAAGTGAACAACCCGCCGGAAATTCAGGCTGCGACGCCGCTGCCGGATACTCTGGATACGGTCTGCTTCAACTCGACGATTCCGTTCACTGTCTTGGCGGAAGACCCGGACGGTCAGACCCTGACCTATTCGTGGTTCCACAATGGCAACGCCGTGGGCACGAACAGCCCGACCTACTCGCACCGTTTCATTTCATTGAATTTGAATACGCTGAAGTGCCGCGTCTGCGACTTCGAGTTCTGTGACTCTGTCACGTGGACTCCGACCGTGCAGATCTGCTCGGCGCTGGGAGATGAACCAAACTTCATCCCGACAGACTATGTCATTGAAGCGTTCCCGAACCCGTTCAACCCCGTGGCAACGATTGACTTTGCGTTGCCGCAGACGAGCGATGTGCGCGTTGTGATTCACAATCTGGCGGGCCAGGAAGTTGCCGTTTTGCAGAACGGTCCGCTGAGCGCCGGTGTGCATCGTGTGCAGTGGAACGCGGCGAATATGGCCTCCGGTACGTACTTTGCAGTGCTTCGCACTCCGACAGCGGAGCGCCTGACGAAATTGCTGCTGCTGAAGTAA
- a CDS encoding CPBP family intramembrane metalloprotease has protein sequence MRQPDSGTSTSFPYRLGTVSWKLVLFVGLFIALYLPFVLPFLLYPQTEYVVLATASARVTIELIAATCVILAAMAMTRYVDRMPLRTLGLAWRRCAGFVCGGTVLGGGLLLAALVILIISGCVKPGPGHGPFTHEFVWTLAAMLLNTIGQEVLVHGYVQQVVRREFGAAAGVIVAAFVLVLLHYTLFHTDALLLLVNLFIAGLILGMAFLWSRSLWLPIGIHFGWNYVQGPVLGLPVTTIDLWPSDLVVLNGNPLLTGGTMGIEGGLVASIVLIAATAAFYYILRRNRAAQLELEVVIQ, from the coding sequence TTGCGCCAGCCCGATAGTGGCACCAGCACGAGCTTCCCTTACCGTCTTGGCACGGTAAGTTGGAAGCTCGTGCTGTTTGTCGGGCTTTTTATTGCGCTGTATCTGCCGTTTGTTCTCCCGTTTCTACTCTATCCCCAGACTGAATACGTTGTCCTAGCCACAGCATCAGCACGGGTTACCATTGAGCTGATCGCCGCGACCTGCGTGATATTGGCAGCGATGGCGATGACGCGTTACGTGGACCGCATGCCGTTGCGTACCCTGGGGCTCGCGTGGCGGCGTTGCGCGGGATTTGTCTGCGGCGGAACCGTGCTGGGCGGCGGGCTGCTTCTGGCGGCGCTGGTGATACTTATCATCAGCGGATGTGTCAAACCCGGCCCGGGCCATGGTCCGTTCACACATGAATTCGTGTGGACGCTTGCGGCCATGCTGCTGAACACGATTGGTCAAGAGGTGCTCGTTCATGGCTATGTTCAGCAGGTTGTGCGGCGTGAGTTCGGGGCTGCCGCGGGCGTCATCGTAGCGGCCTTCGTGCTCGTATTGCTTCACTACACTCTGTTTCACACCGACGCGCTGCTCCTTCTCGTGAATCTGTTCATCGCCGGTCTAATCCTCGGCATGGCTTTCCTGTGGAGTCGTTCGTTGTGGCTGCCCATTGGGATTCACTTCGGCTGGAACTACGTGCAAGGCCCCGTGCTCGGTCTGCCTGTGACGACGATTGACCTGTGGCCGTCAGACCTTGTCGTGCTGAACGGTAATCCACTGCTCACCGGCGGCACCATGGGCATAGAGGGCGGCTTGGTCGCTTCAATCGTGCTCATCGCGGCCACCGCAGCATTCTACTACATTTTGCGGCGCAATCGTGCCGCGCAACTGGAATTGGAAGTCGTGATTCAGTGA
- a CDS encoding DUF393 domain-containing protein, translated as MFMVHRDRMGRLSFSPIQSARYQHFAREHGITLTPRSVLVWDEARNLLLSEADAILFLLTQCAGPWRQLALLLTRLPRGPFKLGYRLIARWRHRWFRPPQDLIPVLPPDLAPRVQL; from the coding sequence GTGTTTATGGTCCATCGTGATCGCATGGGCCGACTGTCCTTTAGTCCGATTCAAAGCGCACGCTATCAGCACTTTGCCCGCGAGCACGGCATCACGTTAACGCCGCGCAGCGTGCTCGTTTGGGATGAAGCCCGCAACCTGTTGCTGAGCGAGGCGGACGCCATACTTTTCTTACTGACCCAATGCGCCGGTCCGTGGCGGCAGTTGGCACTGCTGCTGACCCGACTGCCCCGGGGCCCGTTTAAACTCGGGTACCGGCTGATCGCCCGCTGGCGGCATCGCTGGTTTCGGCCTCCCCAAGACCTCATCCCCGTCCTTCCTCCGGACCTGGCTCCCCGGGTGCAATTGTAG
- a CDS encoding NAD(P)H-hydrate dehydratase codes for MQSLFTPDQMRAFDGRAISEFGIPGPVLMENAALQALAVIEQEYGDVELLSVAVLCGPGNNGGDGFALARQLFLRGCDVDIWLFSDPQALAGDAKTNYEIARKLAISILTPAGDEDLDFGEYDLIVDALLGTGLTRAPEGLMASVIELLNETDLAVIALDIPSGVDGGTGATLGHGLDATHTVTFQCGKPGLYLYPGRKHAGQVHVVPISLPLSVDDLLKADYYVPEHEDVASLFPNRPLDAHKGSFGRLLVVAGSRGLSGAARLCGAAALRSGVGLVTMAIPESTRSDVARQPELMTIPLPETAGGCLSAAGWSALEPYLAWADAIAVGPGLGKASETVELLEKLLATTKPLVIDADGLNLIAAHKLQAQLPRGTVLTPHPGELERLVGRGLPTDAQRIAAARELAQSRQVTVLVKGATSATVTPDGKVYLNVTGNPGLASGGSGDVLTGIIGALLAQGAPAGAAAWGGAYLHGLAADVAADVLGEVAMLPSDVITYLPSAIAELNPKAE; via the coding sequence ATGCAATCCCTCTTCACTCCCGACCAGATGCGCGCCTTTGATGGCCGCGCCATTTCGGAATTCGGAATCCCCGGTCCCGTGCTGATGGAAAACGCCGCGCTGCAAGCGTTGGCCGTCATCGAGCAGGAATACGGCGACGTGGAGCTGCTGTCGGTGGCCGTATTGTGCGGCCCGGGCAACAACGGCGGCGACGGCTTTGCGCTCGCCCGCCAACTGTTCCTGCGCGGCTGTGACGTGGATATCTGGCTGTTTTCCGACCCGCAAGCCCTGGCCGGTGATGCCAAGACGAACTACGAGATCGCCCGGAAGCTCGCGATATCCATACTCACGCCCGCAGGCGACGAAGACCTCGATTTTGGCGAGTATGACCTGATTGTGGACGCCCTGCTCGGAACAGGATTGACTCGCGCGCCGGAAGGCTTAATGGCAAGCGTGATCGAGCTGCTGAACGAGACGGATCTGGCGGTCATCGCTTTAGATATTCCCAGCGGCGTCGACGGCGGGACGGGCGCGACTTTAGGGCACGGTTTGGATGCGACGCACACCGTGACATTCCAATGCGGAAAACCGGGGCTATACCTCTATCCGGGGCGCAAGCACGCCGGGCAGGTCCACGTTGTACCGATTTCGCTGCCGCTGTCCGTAGACGACCTGCTGAAGGCCGATTACTATGTACCGGAGCACGAGGATGTCGCGTCGCTGTTTCCCAATCGTCCGCTCGATGCGCACAAAGGGAGCTTTGGTCGGCTGCTGGTTGTTGCCGGTTCGCGGGGATTGAGCGGCGCAGCCCGGCTCTGCGGTGCGGCGGCCTTGCGCAGCGGCGTGGGTCTAGTGACCATGGCGATACCGGAGAGCACACGCAGTGACGTGGCCCGGCAGCCCGAGTTGATGACGATTCCACTGCCGGAGACGGCTGGCGGGTGCCTGAGTGCGGCGGGCTGGAGCGCGTTGGAACCCTACTTGGCGTGGGCCGATGCCATCGCGGTCGGACCGGGTCTGGGCAAGGCGTCGGAAACCGTTGAACTGTTGGAAAAACTGCTTGCCACAACGAAACCGCTGGTCATAGATGCCGACGGCCTGAATTTGATCGCGGCGCATAAACTGCAAGCCCAGCTGCCACGCGGAACGGTCCTGACGCCACATCCGGGCGAACTGGAGCGGCTTGTTGGCCGCGGACTGCCGACCGATGCACAGCGCATCGCCGCCGCTCGCGAATTGGCGCAATCCCGGCAGGTGACGGTGTTGGTTAAAGGGGCGACCAGCGCGACCGTCACGCCGGACGGCAAAGTATATTTGAATGTCACGGGCAATCCGGGCCTGGCCTCGGGTGGTTCGGGGGATGTTTTGACGGGGATCATCGGGGCCTTACTCGCGCAAGGCGCGCCCGCGGGCGCGGCGGCGTGGGGCGGAGCCTATCTGCATGGACTGGCCGCAGACGTGGCGGCGGATGTGCTGGGGGAGGTGGCTATGCTGCCGTCAGATGTCATTACGTACTTGCCCTCGGCCATTGCGGAGCTTAACCCCAAGGCCGAATGA
- the vanZ gene encoding VanZ family protein, whose protein sequence is MSLEQPERHFWEAAAVIWTAVVFSMAITPFHNVELITESLSDKLLHTSAFLVGSIVWAGTLERNAGPWRSVGLAISVCLVLGGVIEALQSQTATRQAEAGDLVADAVGVVVGALLWGMRVWLRERRASSHPEPSVGSLL, encoded by the coding sequence GTGAGCCTGGAGCAGCCTGAGCGACATTTCTGGGAGGCAGCGGCAGTAATTTGGACGGCGGTTGTGTTTAGCATGGCCATTACGCCGTTCCATAACGTCGAGTTGATCACCGAATCACTGTCGGACAAACTTCTGCACACATCGGCTTTCCTGGTAGGCAGCATCGTGTGGGCGGGCACCCTGGAGCGCAACGCGGGCCCTTGGCGATCCGTCGGTTTGGCCATTTCGGTCTGTCTGGTTCTTGGCGGCGTAATTGAGGCTTTGCAGAGCCAGACGGCGACGCGGCAAGCGGAAGCGGGCGATCTGGTGGCCGATGCCGTGGGTGTCGTGGTCGGGGCGCTTCTGTGGGGAATGCGGGTCTGGCTGCGCGAGCGCCGGGCCTCCTCTCATCCGGAGCCATCAGTGGGAAGTTTGTTGTAA
- a CDS encoding single-stranded DNA-binding protein: protein MVNRVTLIGRLGRDPEMRYTPSGAAVARFSLATDENRKDQQGNWQQETTWHNIVVWGQSAERASETLKKGTLVYIEGRISVRNWEDKEGQKRTSFEIVAFSFRNLSPKPGSGENFGETSHSHAEPTQGQPPMDEDLPF, encoded by the coding sequence GTGGTCAATCGAGTGACACTGATCGGTCGCTTGGGGCGCGACCCGGAAATGCGTTATACGCCGAGTGGAGCGGCCGTGGCGCGCTTTTCCTTGGCAACGGATGAGAACCGCAAGGATCAGCAGGGTAATTGGCAGCAGGAGACGACTTGGCACAACATCGTTGTGTGGGGCCAGTCAGCCGAGCGTGCGTCTGAGACGTTGAAGAAGGGGACTCTGGTTTACATCGAGGGTCGGATCTCGGTTCGGAATTGGGAGGACAAGGAGGGTCAGAAGCGCACGTCGTTCGAGATCGTCGCATTTTCCTTCAGAAACTTGTCCCCGAAGCCGGGATCGGGTGAAAACTTCGGAGAAACAAGCCATTCGCATGCGGAACCGACCCAGGGACAGCCGCCGATGGACGAGGACCTTCCATTCTGA